Proteins from a genomic interval of Deltaproteobacteria bacterium:
- a CDS encoding type II toxin-antitoxin system VapB family antitoxin has protein sequence MRTTLNIDDDIIKKASKLTGVKEKTSLVRLGLEALIARESAKRLAELGGSEKSLKPVPRRRISRN, from the coding sequence ATGAGAACAACATTAAACATTGATGACGACATCATTAAAAAAGCATCAAAGCTCACGGGTGTGAAGGAAAAAACATCTCTGGTGAGGTTGGGGCTTGAGGCTTTAATTGCTCGTGAAAGCGCCAAGAGGCTTGCTGAACTTGGCGGCTCGGAAAAATCCCTTAAGCCTGTTCCAAGAAGAAGAATATCCAGGAATTAA
- a CDS encoding PIN domain-containing protein produces MVLVDTSIWISHFRDNNQRLKKLLIDESVACHPFVIGELACGNMKNRKEVISLLQSLPQALVAEHDEILALIEHKKLMGAGIGLIDVHILASALLTNLPLWTADKRLSASAMKLNILYR; encoded by the coding sequence ATGGTTCTGGTAGATACTTCAATTTGGATATCTCATTTCAGGGATAACAATCAGCGCCTCAAAAAGCTTTTGATAGATGAATCGGTAGCATGCCATCCTTTTGTCATTGGTGAGTTGGCCTGCGGTAACATGAAGAACAGAAAAGAAGTTATCTCCCTCCTCCAATCTCTTCCTCAGGCCCTTGTTGCAGAGCATGATGAAATTCTTGCATTGATTGAGCACAAGAAACTAATGGGCGCCGGAATAGGCCTTATTGACGTTCATATATTGGCATCCGCACTGTTGACAAATTTGCCTTTATGGACAGCCGACAAAAGGTTGAGTGCATCTGCAATGAAATTGAATATTTTATATAGATAA
- a CDS encoding Rrf2 family transcriptional regulator, whose amino-acid sequence MKLTRGGEYGIRGMLYLAMQPESAVTLLSEISTVEKIPESYLAKIFQTLTKVGLVRSHRGFKGGYSLGRSSGEITVKDIIEGVEGPIVLNHCLQKVSNCSEGYRCKIQNVWKDAQDAMIGVLDGTTLADLVKETAAGQP is encoded by the coding sequence GTGAAACTGACGCGGGGCGGCGAATATGGAATTCGGGGAATGCTTTATCTGGCCATGCAGCCGGAGTCCGCAGTTACCCTTTTAAGTGAAATTTCTACGGTCGAAAAGATTCCCGAAAGTTATTTGGCGAAGATTTTTCAAACGCTGACGAAGGTCGGCCTGGTCCGTTCCCACCGTGGTTTCAAGGGGGGCTATTCATTAGGGCGGTCGTCCGGTGAGATTACCGTCAAGGATATCATTGAAGGGGTAGAAGGGCCGATTGTTCTGAATCATTGTCTCCAGAAGGTGAGTAACTGTTCCGAGGGATACCGATGCAAGATCCAGAATGTCTGGAAAGATGCACAGGATGCCATGATCGGGGTCCTTGACGGAACGACCCTTGCAGATTTGGTGAAAGAGACCGCGGCGGGTCAGCCGTGA
- a CDS encoding aminotransferase class V-fold PLP-dependent enzyme: MSSRTVYLDHAAATRPYPEVIEAMQPYFLEHFGNPMSFHKYGSAPRAALEEARSAVAGLIHAKSEEIFFTASGTESNNFAVKGVALALQKKGKHIITSAIEHYGIHHSCKMLERMGFETTYLPVDEFGRVDPEEVAKALREDTILVSIMLGNHEVGTLQPIREIAKITRARKVTLHTDARMAVGHIPVDVEALGVDLLTLSGQHFYGPKGSAALYIKKGVRIQPLIHGGIQEQGRRAGTENVPAIVGLGKAAEIASEKVAGEQARLAALRDRLEQGLTAKIDAVKVNGHPEYRLPHLLNICINYVEGEGMIMMMVAKGIMAASGSACSSKALKASHVLTAMGVDHAMAQGSILFSLGRETAEEEIDYVVAEMPPIVERLRMMSPIYQQKMG, encoded by the coding sequence ATGAGCAGCAGAACAGTTTATCTCGATCATGCGGCGGCAACCCGTCCCTATCCCGAAGTGATCGAAGCGATGCAGCCTTACTTTCTGGAACATTTCGGGAATCCCATGAGCTTCCATAAATACGGCAGCGCTCCCCGGGCGGCACTGGAGGAGGCCCGGAGCGCCGTAGCCGGCCTGATCCATGCGAAATCCGAGGAGATCTTCTTCACCGCCTCCGGGACGGAGTCAAATAACTTTGCCGTCAAAGGGGTAGCCCTGGCCCTGCAGAAGAAGGGAAAGCATATAATTACCTCGGCCATCGAACATTACGGAATTCATCATTCCTGCAAGATGCTGGAGCGGATGGGGTTCGAGACGACCTATCTGCCGGTCGACGAATTCGGTCGGGTCGATCCGGAAGAGGTCGCAAAGGCACTCCGGGAGGATACGATCCTGGTCTCGATTATGCTGGGGAACCACGAGGTCGGCACGCTCCAGCCGATCCGGGAGATCGCCAAGATCACCCGGGCGAGAAAGGTGACCCTCCATACCGATGCCCGGATGGCCGTTGGGCACATTCCCGTTGATGTGGAAGCATTGGGGGTGGATCTTTTGACCCTCTCCGGGCAGCACTTTTACGGCCCCAAGGGATCGGCCGCCCTTTATATTAAGAAGGGGGTTCGCATTCAACCGTTAATCCACGGCGGGATCCAGGAACAGGGGCGCCGTGCGGGAACGGAGAACGTTCCGGCCATCGTTGGATTAGGCAAGGCGGCGGAGATCGCCTCGGAAAAGGTTGCCGGGGAACAGGCGAGGCTGGCGGCCCTTCGGGACAGGCTGGAGCAGGGTCTGACCGCAAAGATTGATGCCGTGAAGGTGAACGGCCATCCTGAATATCGGCTTCCCCACCTGCTGAATATCTGTATCAATTACGTAGAGGGAGAGGGGATGATCATGATGATGGTTGCAAAGGGGATTATGGCGGCCAGCGGATCGGCCTGTTCCTCCAAGGCGCTCAAGGCCTCCCATGTACTCACGGCGATGGGGGTGGACCATGCCATGGCCCAGGGGTCGATTCTCTTCAGCCTGGGCCGGGAGACGGCGGAGGAGGAGATCGACTATGTCGTGGCGGAGATGCCGCCCATTGTCGAACGTCTCCGGATGATGTCGCCCATCTACCAGCAAAAAATGGGATAG
- a CDS encoding sulfurtransferase TusA family protein: MKTNAIKADVVLDAFGLICPMPIAKTCQAIKNMEVGQVLEVIADDEGIVEDMPSWCDTTGNEFLGITEEDGEFHALVRKRADEKEKCDRPPCN; this comes from the coding sequence ATGAAGACCAATGCAATCAAGGCCGATGTCGTGCTGGACGCCTTCGGCCTGATCTGCCCGATGCCGATTGCCAAGACCTGTCAGGCGATCAAGAACATGGAGGTGGGACAGGTGCTGGAAGTGATTGCCGATGATGAGGGGATCGTGGAGGATATGCCCAGCTGGTGCGACACAACAGGCAACGAATTCCTGGGCATTACCGAGGAGGACGGTGAATTCCATGCCCTCGTTCGGAAGCGGGCCGATGAGAAGGAAAAGTGCGATCGTCCTCCCTGTAATTAG
- a CDS encoding LysR family transcriptional regulator produces the protein MDDHRLQTFCLVVEHGSFSKAAEAQLLTQSAVSHLIRNLEEEMGVRLLNRRGRSVVPTSAGRVFYAHARKILGQFRKLEEAVDQITEKVRGVLPIGADQTIAGSLLTPVLYRFLLSYPEVSLHLQTGGTERIIGYLLDGKVDIGFVDRQVPHRTLRYDLLARDEIVLIASDENPLAREERISSRDLVTQPFILPPVGTGMRSCADRFFHQRRIEPGEIRILMTLDRPGLIVRMVRSGIGIAFVSRWSAAAGLREGTLRILNPSGKQLHRDFFLVRGAEENLSLATRTFYDFIREYTFFAPS, from the coding sequence ATGGATGATCACCGGCTACAGACCTTCTGCCTGGTCGTGGAACACGGAAGCTTCTCGAAGGCGGCGGAAGCCCAACTCCTCACGCAGTCCGCCGTAAGCCATCTTATCCGGAACCTGGAAGAGGAGATGGGGGTCCGGCTGCTGAACAGGAGGGGGAGGTCCGTCGTTCCTACATCGGCGGGAAGGGTTTTTTACGCACACGCCCGGAAGATCCTGGGCCAGTTCCGGAAGCTGGAAGAGGCCGTCGATCAGATAACAGAGAAGGTGCGGGGTGTCCTGCCGATCGGCGCCGACCAGACAATTGCAGGAAGTCTCCTCACACCCGTGCTCTACCGCTTCCTCCTAAGCTACCCGGAGGTCAGCCTTCACCTTCAAACGGGCGGGACGGAACGAATCATCGGGTACCTGCTGGACGGCAAGGTCGATATCGGCTTCGTGGATCGACAGGTCCCCCATCGCACCCTCCGCTATGACCTTCTGGCCCGGGATGAAATCGTCCTCATCGCATCCGATGAAAACCCGCTGGCCCGGGAAGAGCGGATCTCCTCCCGTGATTTGGTCACACAACCCTTCATCCTGCCCCCCGTGGGGACCGGTATGCGAAGCTGCGCGGACCGGTTCTTCCATCAACGCAGGATCGAACCGGGCGAGATAAGGATCCTGATGACTCTCGACCGCCCCGGCCTTATTGTCCGCATGGTCAGATCCGGAATCGGGATCGCCTTCGTCTCAAGATGGTCCGCCGCAGCGGGATTGCGGGAGGGAACCCTCCGGATCTTGAACCCTTCCGGGAAACAATTACATAGAGACTTCTTCCTGGTCCGTGGAGCGGAGGAAAATCTCTCCCTTGCAACAAGGACATTCTATGATTTTATCCGGGAGTACACATTTTTTGCCCCCTCTTGA